In Pseudomonadota bacterium, the following proteins share a genomic window:
- a CDS encoding sigma-54 dependent transcriptional regulator: protein MSGRILLIDDDDSLRRVTDYNLTAAGFEVHAAASGKEGLQLFSGIDPDLVVTDVELGDMNGLEILARIKKDSPDTPVIVITAYGTIDMAVKAMGQGAFNFITKPFDRETLRMSCRKALEMKTLRSQNRVLSEEVDRLTGVEGMVTANSAMAELLDVALRVAESEATVLISGESGTGKEVLARLIHSRSARSQGVMVAVNCAAIPDTLIESELFGHVKGAFTGAVANRKGRFQVARGGTLFLDEIGEIKPDMQAKLLRAIQEREVEPVGSDRVENIDVRIIAATNRDLKALTATGEFREDLYYRLGVILLDIPALRERPEDIGPLAKHFLKKLNAPATVGFNRQTLDVMRHYSWPGNIRELQNAVERGFILRRGDEITAEVMGLGGGTPGPEKSGGVLNLEIPDSGISLEEVEKELISKALQKSGGNRSEAARLLKIPRHVLIYRLEKFEM, encoded by the coding sequence ATGTCCGGTCGAATTTTACTGATAGATGACGATGACAGCCTGCGGCGGGTTACCGATTATAATCTGACCGCCGCAGGTTTTGAGGTCCATGCCGCAGCATCGGGGAAGGAAGGGCTGCAGCTTTTTTCCGGTATCGACCCCGATCTGGTGGTGACCGATGTGGAACTGGGCGATATGAACGGCCTGGAGATTCTGGCCAGGATCAAGAAGGATTCGCCGGACACCCCGGTGATCGTCATCACCGCTTACGGCACCATCGACATGGCGGTCAAGGCCATGGGGCAGGGCGCCTTCAATTTCATCACCAAGCCCTTTGATCGGGAAACCCTGCGGATGTCGTGCCGGAAAGCCCTGGAGATGAAAACCCTCCGTTCACAAAACCGGGTGCTTTCCGAAGAGGTTGACCGATTGACCGGCGTGGAAGGAATGGTGACCGCAAACTCCGCCATGGCTGAACTACTTGACGTTGCCCTGCGGGTGGCGGAAAGCGAGGCCACCGTCCTGATCTCCGGGGAATCCGGAACCGGCAAGGAGGTTCTGGCCCGTTTGATCCACAGCAGGAGCGCGCGGAGTCAGGGGGTGATGGTGGCGGTCAATTGCGCGGCCATCCCCGACACGTTGATTGAAAGCGAGTTGTTCGGCCATGTCAAAGGCGCATTTACCGGCGCGGTTGCCAATCGCAAAGGCCGGTTCCAGGTTGCCCGGGGAGGGACTCTGTTTCTTGATGAAATAGGGGAGATCAAGCCCGATATGCAGGCCAAACTGCTTCGCGCCATTCAGGAGCGGGAAGTTGAACCGGTGGGTTCCGACCGGGTTGAGAATATCGATGTCCGGATCATCGCCGCCACCAATCGTGATCTGAAAGCGCTCACCGCGACCGGTGAATTCCGCGAAGATCTCTATTATCGGCTGGGCGTCATCCTTCTCGATATTCCGGCATTACGGGAGCGGCCCGAGGATATCGGTCCTCTCGCGAAGCATTTCCTGAAGAAACTCAATGCCCCGGCGACTGTCGGTTTTAATCGCCAGACCCTTGATGTGATGCGTCATTACAGCTGGCCTGGCAATATCAGGGAACTGCAGAACGCGGTGGAGCGGGGATTTATCTTAAGACGCGGAGATGAGATCACGGCAGAGGTGATGGGGCTTGGCGGCGGGACACCCGGCCCTGAAAAATCCGGTGGGGTCCTGAATCTTGAAATACCTGATTCAGGGATCTCCCTTGAAGAGGTTGAAAAGGAACTGATCAGCAAGGCGCTGCAGAAAAGCGGCGGCAACCGTTCCGAGGCGGCCCGGCTACTTAAAATCCCGAGGCATGTTCTGATCTACCGGCTTGAAAAATTTGAGATGTGA
- a CDS encoding sensor histidine kinase, with protein sequence MSRKIMFGSLLLVVIAIGLLHFFTPGELGVYHGTYRRLSYFPIVMGGIWFGIRGGLFFSVLSSVAFIPHLLLYIGDDPRIYLNELLEVVLYIAAGTVTGFIASREARLRVKYQNLSEKLEESYKKLHRESAMLLEVEEQLGESQKFSALGKLSASLAHEIKNPLSSIRGTAEIILDEFPADHPKREFGEILLKEVDRLNVTLSEILQYSSGKARHDREAQGEPLHDVLHRVSRLLETHLKKKKVSFVISSCENCDTFLVDGNKMSQVFLNIILNAIDVLPEKGEIRLDVRSEEDCIEISICDNGPGVPREFREEIFKPFVSGKDHGSGLGLSISAKIVESYGGRIVLTESVSGGACFTVVLPWPEDDEPGGNALDDQ encoded by the coding sequence TTGTCGCGTAAAATAATGTTCGGCAGTCTGCTGCTTGTCGTCATTGCGATCGGACTGCTCCATTTCTTCACCCCGGGAGAACTCGGGGTCTACCACGGGACCTACAGAAGGCTCAGCTATTTTCCGATCGTCATGGGGGGGATCTGGTTCGGGATCCGGGGCGGGCTTTTTTTCTCGGTTCTTTCGTCGGTCGCCTTCATTCCCCACCTTCTCCTCTATATCGGTGATGACCCGAGAATTTATCTGAACGAACTGCTTGAGGTTGTTCTCTATATTGCGGCCGGTACAGTAACGGGTTTTATCGCCAGTCGGGAGGCGAGGCTCAGGGTGAAGTATCAGAATCTCTCTGAAAAGCTTGAAGAATCGTACAAAAAACTGCATCGGGAAAGCGCCATGTTGCTTGAAGTTGAAGAGCAGCTCGGTGAAAGCCAGAAGTTCTCGGCCCTTGGCAAGCTGTCGGCTTCCCTTGCCCATGAGATCAAGAACCCGCTCAGTTCGATCAGGGGGACTGCCGAGATCATTCTCGATGAGTTCCCGGCGGATCATCCGAAAAGGGAATTTGGAGAGATTCTCCTGAAGGAGGTCGACCGTCTCAATGTGACGCTCAGTGAAATCCTGCAATATTCTTCGGGCAAGGCACGCCATGACCGTGAAGCGCAGGGAGAACCCCTCCACGATGTGTTGCATCGGGTGTCCAGGCTTCTGGAGACCCATCTGAAGAAAAAGAAGGTGAGTTTTGTCATCTCCTCCTGTGAGAATTGCGACACCTTTCTGGTGGACGGCAACAAAATGTCACAGGTTTTTCTGAATATTATCCTGAACGCCATAGATGTTCTGCCGGAAAAAGGTGAGATCCGGCTGGATGTCCGTTCAGAGGAGGACTGCATTGAAATTTCCATCTGCGATAACGGGCCGGGAGTTCCGCGGGAATTCAGAGAGGAGATCTTCAAGCCGTTTGTGTCCGGCAAGGATCATGGCTCCGGCCTTGGCCTGTCGATCAGCGCGAAAATAGTTGAAAGTTACGGCGGCAGGATAGTTCTGACCGAAAGCGTCAGCGGCGGGGCCTGCTTTACGGTGGTTCTGCCCTGGCCGGAAGACGATGAGCCGGGGGGCAATGCTCTGGATGATCAATAA